One genomic window of Candidatus Kuenenia stuttgartiensis includes the following:
- a CDS encoding ATP-dependent RecD-like DNA helicase translates to MTIESVIQGQLERITYRNEDTGYTIAKMKVNNHKEVITFIGNLASVTEGETVNLRGHWYCHPKYGEQFKVSSYEPVTPATAKGIEKYLGSGLIKGIGTVMAKRIVSRFGVASLDIIEHSIEQLKQVEGIGEKRIAMIKTAWTEQKEVKEVMLFLQSNGVSSAYAAKIFKQYGRESVRIVKENPYRLAMEVFGIGFITADKIAENMGIAKDSILRAEAGILYVLKKLLNEGHVYYPYELLTEECRKVLEVERDLIIRAFGTIAFEKRIVIEDCNENDEITANNKAIYLAKCYVSEKGIAEMLNDLMQKEKRMYLMGMDTSVDWVQKEFGIYLAEKQLLAVKGAIDKKVFVITGGPGTGKTTIIKTIIRIYEKSGFSVILAAPTGRAAKRMFEMTGHEAKTLHRLLEINPQEGGFRKNERNPLDANVIIVDEVSMVDTILMYHFLKAVRKDATLILVGDVNQLPSIGAGNVLNDIITSGVVPYVHLNEIFRQAKESVVVMNAHRINSGYMPVLTFEKDRLQDFYFIQLEDPEKIINEIVSLCKERIPGRFQFDAIKDIQVLTAMNKGVLGVHHLNNTLQNALNKSPVELIKGTRQFKKHDKVMQIVNNYEKDVYNGDIGFIVDIDDEYQEITVNYDGGEVVYDYKELDEIVLAYAVSIHKSQGSEYPVVILPVHMQHYMLLQRNLLYTGITRGRKLVVLIGTKKALAIAVKNDKPCKRYTYLKRRLVEVFNAEQGTV, encoded by the coding sequence ATGACCATAGAATCTGTCATTCAGGGGCAATTAGAAAGAATTACCTATCGCAACGAAGATACGGGATACACTATTGCCAAAATGAAGGTAAATAATCATAAGGAGGTCATTACCTTTATCGGCAACCTGGCATCGGTTACTGAAGGCGAAACAGTAAATCTTCGGGGGCATTGGTATTGTCATCCGAAATATGGAGAACAATTTAAAGTGAGTTCTTACGAACCGGTGACCCCCGCAACTGCAAAGGGTATTGAAAAATACCTTGGTTCAGGGCTTATTAAAGGCATTGGGACGGTAATGGCAAAAAGAATCGTGTCCCGCTTTGGAGTGGCCTCACTTGATATTATTGAACATTCAATAGAACAGCTAAAACAGGTGGAAGGCATTGGAGAAAAGCGCATTGCGATGATCAAAACCGCATGGACGGAACAAAAAGAAGTAAAGGAGGTAATGCTTTTTCTTCAAAGCAACGGAGTAAGCTCTGCATATGCGGCAAAGATATTTAAACAGTACGGCAGGGAATCTGTCCGTATTGTAAAAGAGAACCCGTACCGGCTGGCAATGGAAGTATTTGGTATCGGGTTTATTACCGCAGATAAAATTGCTGAAAATATGGGCATTGCGAAGGACTCAATATTGCGTGCTGAAGCGGGCATTTTGTATGTTCTGAAAAAATTATTAAACGAAGGCCATGTGTACTATCCTTACGAATTATTGACGGAGGAATGCAGGAAGGTGCTTGAGGTAGAACGCGACCTTATTATCCGTGCATTTGGAACCATTGCGTTTGAGAAGAGGATAGTAATTGAAGACTGTAATGAAAATGATGAAATAACGGCCAATAACAAGGCGATATATCTTGCAAAATGTTATGTATCGGAAAAGGGAATAGCGGAAATGCTCAATGACCTGATGCAAAAGGAAAAACGGATGTATCTGATGGGTATGGATACCTCTGTTGATTGGGTTCAGAAAGAGTTTGGTATTTACCTTGCGGAAAAACAACTCCTGGCGGTAAAAGGGGCGATAGATAAAAAGGTATTTGTCATTACAGGAGGACCTGGTACGGGTAAGACCACGATTATAAAAACAATTATCAGAATTTATGAGAAATCAGGGTTTAGTGTAATATTAGCTGCGCCAACGGGCAGGGCGGCGAAGAGAATGTTTGAGATGACGGGACATGAGGCGAAAACGCTTCATAGATTATTGGAGATAAACCCACAGGAAGGGGGTTTCAGGAAAAATGAGAGAAATCCACTGGACGCAAATGTAATTATCGTGGATGAAGTATCAATGGTGGATACGATACTTATGTACCATTTTTTGAAGGCTGTCCGGAAGGATGCAACCCTGATCCTCGTCGGTGATGTAAATCAGCTTCCCTCGATAGGGGCGGGAAATGTTTTAAATGATATCATAACGTCTGGTGTTGTGCCTTACGTTCATCTCAATGAGATCTTTCGTCAGGCGAAAGAAAGCGTTGTGGTGATGAATGCTCATCGGATAAACAGCGGATATATGCCGGTGCTTACTTTTGAAAAAGACAGACTTCAGGATTTTTATTTTATTCAGCTTGAAGACCCTGAAAAAATAATAAACGAAATCGTTTCGTTATGTAAAGAACGGATTCCCGGCAGATTTCAGTTTGATGCTATTAAGGATATCCAGGTGTTAACGGCAATGAATAAGGGGGTATTGGGGGTACATCATTTAAATAACACCCTTCAAAATGCCCTCAATAAATCTCCTGTTGAATTAATAAAAGGCACAAGACAATTTAAAAAACATGATAAGGTTATGCAAATAGTAAATAACTATGAAAAAGATGTATATAATGGTGATATAGGGTTCATTGTTGATATAGATGATGAATATCAGGAAATTACCGTAAATTATGACGGAGGGGAGGTTGTATATGATTACAAAGAACTCGATGAAATAGTGCTGGCGTATGCGGTATCGATTCATAAATCCCAGGGGAGTGAGTACCCTGTTGTTATACTGCCTGTTCATATGCAACATTATATGCTCTTGCAAAGAAATCTTTTGTATACAGGAATAACCAGGGGAAGGAAATTGGTGGTGTTAATAGGTACAAAAAAGGCATTGGCAATCGCAGTAAAAAATGACAAACCATGTAAAAGATATACGTATTTAAAAAGAAGGCTGGTAGAGGTATTTAATGCTGAACAGGGGACAGTCTAA
- a CDS encoding SAM hydrolase/SAM-dependent halogenase family protein → MRGAFSPWYAEKPFSKLPGKRHMANQRSRIITLLTDFGIHDAYTGIMKGVIAGINPHANIIDLCHMIPPQDVFRGAYILYTSYQYFPKGTIHIAVIDPGVGSERNILCAECKGHLFLAPDNGLLSFILQKEKTKTITRVTNTKFFLPGQSNTFHGRDIFAPVAAHLSLGILPDQLGRKINQFRQIDMPNPVFAKENRRINGTILSIDHFGNLITNITEKDIDNLETTTNNLILTVDNEKIKGLSNTYADVKTGMPLMFIGSAGFLEISVNQGNAKKHFRAKQGHKVYLDA, encoded by the coding sequence ATGAGAGGAGCGTTTTCCCCCTGGTATGCGGAGAAACCATTTTCAAAATTACCCGGCAAACGCCACATGGCAAATCAACGGTCACGGATAATAACACTTCTTACGGACTTCGGAATTCATGATGCTTATACCGGCATTATGAAGGGAGTGATTGCCGGGATTAATCCGCATGCCAACATCATCGATCTGTGCCATATGATTCCGCCACAAGACGTTTTTCGCGGGGCATATATACTGTACACCTCTTACCAGTATTTTCCAAAAGGAACTATACACATTGCCGTTATTGACCCCGGCGTTGGCAGTGAAAGAAACATACTCTGTGCAGAATGCAAAGGACACCTGTTCCTTGCCCCGGATAATGGTTTATTGAGTTTTATCCTTCAAAAAGAAAAGACTAAAACCATCACACGTGTGACAAATACCAAATTTTTCCTGCCGGGGCAAAGCAATACCTTTCATGGACGGGACATCTTCGCACCGGTAGCGGCACATCTGTCACTTGGCATCTTACCCGATCAGTTAGGCAGGAAAATCAATCAGTTCCGTCAGATTGACATGCCAAATCCCGTATTTGCAAAAGAAAACAGAAGGATTAACGGAACCATTCTCTCTATTGACCATTTTGGCAACCTCATTACCAACATCACAGAAAAAGACATAGATAATTTAGAAACAACCACAAACAATCTAATTTTAACGGTAGACAATGAGAAAATAAAGGGCTTAAGTAATACCTATGCCGATGTAAAAACCGGCATGCCACTTATGTTTATAGGAAGTGCGGGGTTTTTAGAAATATCAGTAAATCAGGGAAATGCCAAAAAACATTTCAGGGCAAAACAAGGCCACAAGGTTTACCTCGATGCTTGA
- a CDS encoding sensor domain-containing diguanylate cyclase, with protein sequence MKKEDILKDILKSPDLPTLPSVASEIISLTSKEETSVKEIAGMLSKDVSLSAKVLKIANSAYYGFAYKISTIQQAISCIGINAIRSLVLSFSFLSIKGGNKAELFMYEDFLVKSLATAVVARLIKNKIDNNDLEEIFIAGLLKDIGKLIIASTHPELYDQVAKEAQNSKKNIIEIEQQIIGIDHAQIGYEITKNWCFPDILSVPIQHHHFPEKNKGDDKKAQLYTNVIYFSGLVSNILYSNEPNKYYDTFIKEMKVNLGFSKAVIDDILDKVDLEVVHNANYFGFYIKKPKSIEEILIEANTILSGINLTYDQMNKELVNAKIQMQKAARELEIKNKWLESLANIDGLTEVYNHRYLQIFLERELNRTKRKKGVFCLIMLDVDNFKKFNDNYGHQAGDFILKELCDLLKKGIRTYDILARYGGEEFAIVLPESDLEGALIVAERLRQRVAEHVFADNKEQYKVTISIGVAETKPSIDNLNRSGLIGRADKALLESKKNGKNRITACLDKKK encoded by the coding sequence ATGAAAAAAGAAGATATTTTAAAGGATATACTAAAATCGCCAGACCTGCCAACATTACCTTCCGTAGCATCAGAAATTATTTCCCTTACATCAAAAGAGGAAACGTCTGTAAAAGAAATAGCAGGTATGTTATCAAAAGACGTTTCGCTTTCTGCGAAAGTATTAAAGATTGCTAATTCTGCCTATTATGGTTTTGCATATAAAATAAGCACCATACAGCAAGCAATATCATGTATCGGAATCAATGCTATAAGGAGCCTGGTTCTTTCCTTTTCATTTCTCTCAATTAAAGGAGGCAATAAGGCGGAATTATTCATGTATGAAGATTTTTTGGTGAAATCTCTTGCTACCGCAGTTGTTGCCAGGTTGATTAAGAATAAAATTGATAATAATGATCTTGAGGAGATATTTATTGCGGGACTTTTAAAAGATATTGGCAAATTAATTATAGCGAGCACACACCCAGAATTATACGATCAGGTCGCTAAAGAGGCGCAAAATAGTAAAAAAAACATTATTGAGATTGAGCAGCAAATTATCGGTATAGACCACGCACAAATAGGCTATGAGATTACAAAGAACTGGTGCTTCCCGGATATATTATCAGTTCCCATTCAACATCACCATTTTCCGGAAAAGAACAAAGGAGATGATAAAAAGGCACAACTTTACACAAATGTTATTTATTTTTCAGGGTTGGTATCCAACATTTTATATTCTAATGAGCCGAATAAATATTATGATACATTTATTAAGGAAATGAAGGTTAATTTGGGTTTTAGCAAGGCAGTAATTGACGATATATTGGATAAAGTTGACCTGGAGGTGGTGCATAATGCAAACTATTTTGGGTTTTATATTAAGAAGCCAAAATCTATTGAGGAGATATTGATTGAAGCAAATACCATTCTCAGTGGAATAAATCTGACGTATGATCAAATGAATAAAGAACTTGTCAATGCAAAAATACAAATGCAGAAAGCGGCCAGGGAGCTTGAGATAAAAAATAAGTGGCTTGAAAGTCTTGCCAATATAGACGGGTTAACGGAAGTATATAATCATCGGTATTTACAAATATTTCTTGAAAGGGAACTTAATAGAACAAAAAGGAAAAAGGGCGTTTTTTGTTTAATCATGCTCGATGTGGATAATTTTAAAAAATTTAACGATAACTATGGCCACCAGGCAGGTGATTTTATTTTAAAGGAATTGTGCGATTTATTGAAAAAGGGAATCAGAACTTATGACATACTCGCCCGCTACGGGGGAGAAGAATTTGCAATAGTCTTGCCTGAATCAGATCTGGAAGGCGCCTTGATTGTTGCAGAGAGACTGCGCCAAAGGGTTGCAGAGCATGTCTTTGCCGATAATAAAGAACAATATAAAGTAACAATAAGCATTGGTGTGGCGGAAACGAAACCATCAATAGATAACTTAAACAGGAGCGGTCTTATTGGACGTGCAGATAAGGCATTATTAGAATCGAAGAAAAATGGCAAAAACAGGATCACCGCCTGTTTGGATAAGAAAAAATGA
- a CDS encoding IS1380-like element ISCku8 family transposase, giving the protein MKNIAKKYSKRQPKIKAEMSGKGLTVHAGLLPVLNFMGKLMFRERVHEAVHKDRGANARYQFVDAVQMVVIGLIAGATSMVEVMKVCTDEVLKKMSGWKEVPVDTTIGRIMKLASQGDIVELTGVIHRFRGKIWKRAVRSGHKLRSALCEVWIDVDSTVDGVYGKQEGAEVGYNPHKKGQKAYHPLMAFIAETKEVLHSWFRCGSAYTSNGVVEFMKECMAYMNKGVRVVFRGDSGFFTGELLEYLESILAGYLIKVKLKNLEGLLEGQKWNEVKGEPGWEQAEFWYRCAGWDRARRFVAVRQLVKREKKLVEVSVYEYFCYVTTERLSPMEAHRCYGKRATCETLIEESKGQMNAGHIRTGEFLANAALFQCAVLAYNLLKWMGLLSGGVIQQWEVKTMRLWLIRVAGKLVERSRQMTLKLPEKFLHQEEWEKWERMSLDVVFQ; this is encoded by the coding sequence ATGAAGAATATAGCAAAAAAATACAGCAAAAGACAACCGAAAATCAAGGCAGAGATGAGCGGGAAAGGCTTAACGGTACATGCAGGGCTTTTACCGGTATTGAATTTTATGGGTAAGCTGATGTTCCGGGAGAGAGTCCATGAAGCGGTCCATAAGGATCGTGGAGCAAATGCCCGGTATCAGTTTGTCGATGCGGTACAAATGGTAGTGATAGGGTTGATAGCAGGGGCGACATCGATGGTAGAGGTGATGAAGGTGTGTACAGATGAGGTATTGAAGAAGATGTCCGGGTGGAAAGAGGTACCTGTAGATACTACGATAGGACGTATTATGAAGCTGGCGAGTCAGGGAGATATAGTGGAACTGACGGGGGTGATCCACCGGTTTAGGGGAAAGATATGGAAGCGTGCGGTGAGATCAGGCCATAAACTCAGGAGTGCTCTTTGCGAAGTATGGATAGATGTTGATTCTACCGTAGATGGTGTATATGGGAAACAGGAGGGTGCAGAGGTAGGATATAATCCGCACAAGAAGGGGCAGAAGGCGTATCATCCCTTAATGGCATTTATTGCAGAAACAAAGGAGGTATTACATAGTTGGTTCCGCTGTGGAAGCGCCTACACGAGTAACGGAGTAGTAGAGTTCATGAAGGAATGTATGGCGTACATGAATAAGGGGGTAAGGGTGGTATTTCGAGGAGACAGCGGTTTTTTTACCGGAGAATTACTTGAATACCTTGAGTCAATATTGGCGGGATATCTGATTAAGGTAAAGCTGAAGAATCTGGAAGGATTGCTTGAAGGGCAGAAATGGAATGAGGTGAAAGGGGAGCCAGGATGGGAACAGGCTGAATTTTGGTATCGATGTGCAGGGTGGGATCGTGCGAGACGTTTTGTGGCAGTGCGGCAATTGGTCAAAAGAGAAAAGAAATTAGTAGAAGTGTCCGTGTATGAGTATTTTTGTTACGTTACAACGGAGCGGTTAAGTCCGATGGAAGCGCATCGTTGTTATGGAAAGAGGGCTACCTGCGAGACTTTGATAGAAGAGAGTAAAGGACAGATGAATGCGGGGCACATACGTACGGGTGAATTTTTGGCCAATGCTGCGCTATTTCAGTGTGCGGTGTTAGCGTATAATCTTTTGAAGTGGATGGGATTGCTCAGTGGTGGAGTGATACAACAGTGGGAAGTAAAGACGATGAGACTGTGGTTAATCCGTGTGGCAGGGAAACTGGTGGAGAGAAGCCGGCAGATGACATTAAAATTGCCGGAGAAATTTCTCCATCAGGAGGAATGGGAAAAGTGGGAACGCATGTCACTGGATGTAGTTTTTCAGTAG
- the bioA gene encoding adenosylmethionine--8-amino-7-oxononanoate transaminase → MFEEIRKEQLQTWDKTYLWHPFTQMQEYVKETPLVIAEGKGIYLKDIDGNEYIDGVSSMWCNLHGHRKKEIDDAIKAQLDKIAHSTFLGPTNIPASELGKKLIEIVPNGLSKVFYSDNGSTANEVALKMAFQYWQHKGRRDKTQFIALQYGYHGDTIGTMAVGGIDIYHKVFSPLYFKTHFAPSPYCYRCPLNKIPEDCSMECLGTLEKILQEHADNVAAMIMEPLVQGVGGMLMHPKGYLAGVSKLCKQYDVLLILDEVMTGFGRTGKMFACEHECVVPDLMPLSKGINGGYMPLAATLATQEIYDAFLGEYTHLKTFFHGHTYTGHPLGCAASLASIHLFEKENILENLQPKIKHLKEKLSSFKVLKHVGEIRQCGLIAAIELVKDTKTKEPYSWVERIGIQICLEAKKQGVLIRPLGHIIVIMPPLIITTAELDRLLGVIYESIRTVTEKV, encoded by the coding sequence ATGTTTGAAGAGATTCGTAAGGAACAATTGCAGACATGGGACAAGACCTACCTCTGGCATCCTTTTACCCAAATGCAGGAGTACGTGAAGGAAACCCCTCTTGTTATTGCGGAAGGAAAGGGGATTTACCTGAAAGATATTGATGGCAACGAATACATTGACGGGGTTTCCTCTATGTGGTGTAATCTTCACGGCCATCGCAAAAAAGAAATCGATGACGCCATAAAGGCACAGCTTGACAAAATCGCGCACAGCACCTTTTTAGGCCCTACCAATATCCCCGCTTCAGAACTTGGTAAAAAACTTATCGAAATCGTACCAAACGGTTTAAGCAAAGTGTTTTACTCTGACAATGGCTCCACCGCAAATGAAGTTGCCCTGAAAATGGCCTTTCAATATTGGCAGCATAAAGGCAGAAGAGATAAAACACAATTCATTGCATTACAGTATGGGTATCATGGAGACACTATAGGCACGATGGCGGTGGGCGGGATTGATATATACCATAAAGTATTTAGCCCCCTTTATTTTAAAACACATTTTGCACCTTCTCCTTATTGTTATCGCTGTCCATTAAATAAAATTCCGGAAGATTGCAGCATGGAATGTCTCGGTACACTGGAAAAGATTTTACAGGAACATGCGGATAATGTCGCTGCAATGATTATGGAACCCCTTGTACAGGGTGTAGGCGGTATGTTAATGCATCCAAAGGGCTATCTGGCAGGAGTCAGCAAACTATGTAAGCAATACGATGTACTACTTATTCTGGATGAGGTAATGACGGGATTTGGACGAACGGGAAAAATGTTTGCCTGCGAACACGAATGTGTCGTCCCCGACCTTATGCCTCTGTCAAAAGGGATTAATGGCGGATATATGCCTCTGGCGGCTACGCTTGCAACGCAGGAAATATATGACGCCTTTTTAGGAGAATATACCCATTTGAAAACCTTCTTTCATGGACATACCTATACAGGGCATCCCCTCGGATGTGCAGCGTCCCTGGCAAGTATACACCTCTTCGAAAAAGAAAACATTCTGGAAAATTTACAGCCGAAAATAAAGCACCTGAAAGAGAAGTTATCATCTTTCAAGGTATTAAAACATGTCGGTGAAATACGGCAGTGTGGTTTAATCGCCGCAATTGAATTAGTAAAAGATACGAAAACAAAAGAACCTTATTCATGGGTTGAACGCATAGGAATACAAATCTGTCTTGAGGCAAAGAAACAGGGGGTATTAATACGTCCATTAGGCCATATCATTGTCATCATGCCGCCGTTGATTATTACCACTGCTGAATTGGACAGATTACTTGGCGTTATTTACGAGTCTATACGGACGGTTACGGAAAAAGTGTAA
- the bioD gene encoding dethiobiotin synthase, producing MVVTAGCFVTGTDTGVGKSIVAGGLAALLKNSGCNVGVMKPVATGGKYHNNRLVSDDALFLMSAAEIDDDYELINPICFEQPIAPTIAAQLNNTTIDLEKIRHAFDILCKRHDFMIVEGVGGLLVPVNEHYFIIDLAREFKLPLIVVSRLSLGTINHTLLTLSYAREHGVNIKGIIFNDHADTNDCLKNYTVKEIKRFTNVPVLGTIPFDKRLDVENYHKETVLKIFSDNVDKNIII from the coding sequence ATGGTTGTGACTGCAGGATGCTTTGTGACAGGAACAGATACAGGTGTCGGCAAGAGCATTGTTGCGGGAGGGCTGGCCGCTCTTTTGAAAAACAGCGGTTGCAATGTGGGAGTTATGAAGCCTGTTGCTACAGGAGGCAAATACCATAACAATAGGTTGGTATCGGACGACGCGCTATTTCTTATGTCAGCAGCGGAAATTGATGACGACTATGAACTCATCAACCCCATATGTTTTGAACAACCCATTGCGCCCACAATTGCGGCTCAATTAAATAATACCACAATAGACCTGGAAAAAATCAGACATGCCTTTGATATCCTCTGTAAACGGCACGATTTTATGATTGTCGAAGGTGTAGGCGGTTTGCTTGTCCCTGTAAATGAACACTATTTTATCATTGATTTAGCCCGCGAATTTAAACTCCCCCTGATAGTTGTCAGCCGGCTCTCTCTCGGAACAATAAACCATACCCTTCTCACCCTGTCATATGCCCGTGAACATGGCGTAAACATAAAAGGAATAATCTTTAACGACCATGCGGATACCAATGACTGCCTGAAAAACTATACGGTGAAAGAGATCAAAAGATTTACAAATGTACCTGTACTTGGCACCATACCCTTTGATAAACGGCTTGATGTTGAAAATTACCATAAAGAAACCGTATTAAAAATTTTTAGTGATAATGTAGACAAAAACATTATAATATGA
- the thiC gene encoding phosphomethylpyrimidine synthase ThiC, producing the protein MKTQLELARDGVITEAMKEAAVYDDVTPEFIREGIAKGQIVIYGNPNRKARVIGIGKGLKTKVNASIGTSPDIIDAEMEVKKAQTAEKYGADTLMELSTGGDLVKIRKRVLDSISLTVGTVPLYQAAIETNKKKGSVVHMEADFLFDVIEQQAEEGIGFMAIHCGINLITLERLRRQGYRYGGLVSRGGSFLTAWMNHNKKENPLYEQIDRLIDIMKKHDVILSLGNGLRAGAVHDSTDRAQIQELIINSEIAEYAQSKGVQIIVEGPGHIPIDEIEANVLIQKRLSNNAPFYMLGPITTDIAPGYDHISSAIGAALSSRYGADFICYVTPPEHLALPGPDDVREGVMAARIAAHVGDMVKLKDKAKNLDLKMGIARRDLDWKTQYETAITKERAQEIRNSRPPMDEDTCTMCGSLCSLKGVMKYYEEDLNKSRKKSAATAAF; encoded by the coding sequence ATGAAAACTCAGTTAGAACTTGCACGCGATGGTGTTATAACGGAAGCCATGAAAGAGGCTGCTGTATATGACGACGTCACCCCGGAATTTATCCGAGAAGGCATTGCAAAAGGACAGATCGTTATTTATGGAAATCCGAACAGAAAGGCGCGTGTGATTGGCATCGGCAAGGGACTCAAAACAAAGGTAAATGCCAGCATCGGCACTTCCCCCGATATTATTGACGCCGAGATGGAAGTGAAAAAGGCGCAAACCGCTGAAAAATACGGTGCGGATACACTGATGGAGCTTTCAACAGGCGGTGACTTGGTCAAAATCAGAAAACGGGTGTTGGACTCCATTTCTCTTACAGTAGGTACCGTGCCCCTTTACCAGGCGGCAATAGAAACCAATAAGAAAAAGGGTTCTGTAGTACACATGGAGGCTGATTTCCTCTTTGATGTTATAGAACAGCAGGCGGAAGAGGGTATTGGTTTTATGGCTATCCACTGCGGCATTAATTTAATCACCTTAGAGCGATTAAGAAGGCAAGGTTATCGTTATGGCGGCCTGGTGAGCCGCGGCGGTTCGTTTCTGACCGCATGGATGAATCATAATAAAAAAGAGAATCCCCTCTATGAACAGATCGACCGTCTTATTGATATTATGAAAAAACACGACGTTATTCTCAGCCTTGGAAATGGCTTACGGGCAGGAGCAGTTCATGACAGTACTGACCGCGCACAGATACAGGAACTTATTATCAATTCCGAAATTGCGGAATATGCCCAAAGCAAAGGGGTTCAAATTATCGTTGAAGGACCTGGACACATCCCCATCGATGAGATCGAGGCAAACGTTTTGATACAAAAACGACTCAGCAACAACGCCCCTTTCTACATGCTTGGCCCTATTACTACCGATATAGCCCCCGGATATGACCACATTTCATCTGCCATTGGCGCTGCCTTATCTTCACGTTACGGCGCAGACTTCATTTGCTACGTTACACCGCCTGAACACCTTGCCCTTCCAGGACCTGACGACGTGCGTGAAGGCGTTATGGCCGCTCGTATCGCCGCCCACGTAGGTGATATGGTAAAACTAAAAGACAAGGCGAAAAACTTAGACCTCAAAATGGGTATTGCACGCAGAGACCTCGACTGGAAGACTCAATACGAAACAGCCATCACCAAGGAACGTGCACAGGAAATTCGCAATAGCCGTCCTCCCATGGATGAGGATACATGCACAATGTGTGGCAGTCTGTGTTCACTCAAAGGTGTGATGAAATACTACGAAGAAGACCTGAATAAAAGCCGCAAGAAAAGCGCTGCCACTGCAGCATTTTGA